The following DNA comes from SAR202 cluster bacterium.
GATATCTGACACCAGCTTTCCCATCTTTTCCCAGTCCACAACTTGGGCTATCCTCTCCAATCGCTCGTTACGCCCAACCTGCTCGGGAAGGAACGCTTCGATCATGGACGGGTTTCCCATATTGCGGTGCATGGCTCACTCCATTTTGCTATATCTTCCTCGCACATGTATGATTATCGCCTCTACCCCGGGTTATGCAAAGGTCTCCTCAGGGAAGGGGCAGGGGTTAGGTCGGGGTAGCTGGGCGCCGGCCATACGTAACACATAAGGAGCCTGACATGACCCTGACGGACAAGGACGCTCTCATTCGCCTCGGCGCCGGCGAGCCGATGGACAAGGTCGCCGCCGCCGCCGGTATGAAGGCGGACGCCTTCCGCGACTGGTTCAGCCGGCAGGCCACGGCCCGCGTGGCCGATACGGCGGGCTCCAAGAAGGCGAAGCTGAGCGGCGACGTCGAGATCATCCGCGACAGGTGGGGCGTCCCGCACATCTACGGCTCCACGGACGACGCAGTCTTCTTCGGCTACGGCTACGCGATGGCCCAGGACCGCCTGTTCCAGCTGGACTACTACCGCCGCCGCGCGATGGGCACGCTGTCCGAGGTCCTCGGCCCCTCCGGCCTGGAGCTGGACACCGTCGCCCGCACCATCGGCTTCAACCGCCTCTCCCGCCTCACGGTCAAGAAACTCCCGCCGCAAACGCACAAACGCCTCCAGTGCTTCTCGGACGGCATCAACGCCGTCATCGAGCAATCAAAAGACAAGCTCCCCATCGAGTTCGCGCTGCTGGACTACAAGCCCGCGCCGTGGACTCCGCAGGACTCCGTCGCCGTGTGGAAGGAGTTCCAGTG
Coding sequences within:
- a CDS encoding IS5/IS1182 family transposase; this encodes MHRNMGNPSMIEAFLPEQVGRNERLERIAQVVDWEKMGKLVSDI